The following are from one region of the Stenotrophomonas lactitubi genome:
- the rpe gene encoding ribulose-phosphate 3-epimerase, with protein sequence MSNCLIAPSILSANFARLGEEVDNVLAAGADWVHFDVMDNHYVPNLTIGPMVCQALRKHGVTAPIDVHLMVEPVDRIIPDFAEAGATYISFHPEASRHVHRTIQLIRSLGCKPGIVLNPATPVDILDWVLDDLDLVLLMSVNPGFGGQAFIPSALDKLRVVRQKIDASGRDIRLEIDGGVKADNIGEIAAAGADTFVAGSAIFNAKTSYQDVIAQMRANVAAARG encoded by the coding sequence ATGTCCAACTGCCTCATCGCTCCTTCCATCCTCTCGGCCAACTTCGCCCGCCTGGGCGAAGAAGTCGACAACGTCCTGGCCGCTGGCGCCGATTGGGTCCATTTCGACGTGATGGACAACCACTACGTGCCCAACCTGACCATCGGCCCGATGGTCTGCCAGGCGCTGCGCAAGCACGGCGTCACCGCACCGATCGACGTGCACCTGATGGTCGAGCCGGTGGACCGCATCATCCCGGACTTCGCGGAGGCCGGTGCCACCTACATCAGCTTCCACCCGGAGGCCAGCCGCCACGTGCACCGCACCATCCAGCTGATCCGCTCGCTGGGCTGCAAGCCGGGCATCGTGCTGAACCCGGCCACCCCGGTGGACATCCTCGACTGGGTGCTGGACGACCTCGATCTGGTGCTGCTGATGTCGGTCAACCCGGGCTTCGGTGGCCAGGCGTTCATTCCTTCGGCCTTGGACAAGCTGCGCGTGGTGCGGCAGAAGATCGATGCCAGCGGCCGTGACATCCGCCTGGAGATCGACGGTGGCGTGAAGGCCGACAACATCGGTGAGATCGCCGCCGCTGGTGCCGATACCTTTGTCGCCGGCTCGGCCATCTTCAACGCCAAGACCAGCTACCAGGACGTGATCGCGCAGATGCGCGCCAACGTCGCCGCGGCACGGGGCTGA
- a CDS encoding J domain-containing protein, with amino-acid sequence MRWYGKLLGFIAGALLFRPNPLFGAVVGLLLGHAFDSDWFRLNKENPYRELGLTSEATDAEVERAYRKLISQYHPDKLGGAAPELQQQAEQKSRRINAAYDRIKTLRKR; translated from the coding sequence ATGCGCTGGTACGGAAAACTGCTCGGATTCATCGCCGGGGCCCTGCTGTTCCGGCCCAATCCGCTGTTCGGCGCGGTGGTCGGCCTGTTGCTGGGGCATGCCTTTGACAGCGACTGGTTCCGCCTGAACAAGGAAAACCCGTACCGGGAGCTGGGACTGACCTCCGAGGCCACCGATGCCGAGGTCGAGCGCGCCTACCGCAAGCTGATCTCCCAGTACCACCCCGACAAGCTGGGCGGCGCCGCCCCCGAGCTGCAGCAGCAGGCCGAGCAGAAGTCGCGGCGCATCAACGCCGCCTACGACCGCATCAAGACTCTGCGCAAGCGCTGA
- a CDS encoding phosphoribosylaminoimidazolesuccinocarboxamide synthase produces MPTTLLQSDLPGLPLRHRGKVRDVFDIPRERLPAGTPPGDYLLMVATDRLSAFDVVLPDPIPGKGEMLCQVSNFWFAKTAHLMPNHLTGIDVASVLPEGVDAALYAKRAVVTRKLKPVPVEAIARGYLIGSGWKDYQRTGKVSGIDLPDGLRQAEQLPEPIFTPSTKAAVGDHDENIDFDAMVKTVGAEMAERVRDATLRIYKFAADYARERGIILADTKFEFGTDADGRLYIMDEMLTPDSSRYWPADEYEVGTSPPSYDKQFVRDYLETLDWGKTAPGPTIPAEIIERTRAKYAEALQRLAGISVD; encoded by the coding sequence GTGCCAACCACGCTGTTGCAATCCGATCTCCCCGGCCTGCCCTTGCGCCACCGCGGCAAGGTGCGTGATGTGTTCGATATCCCGCGCGAGCGGCTGCCGGCCGGTACCCCGCCGGGGGACTACCTTTTGATGGTCGCCACCGATCGCCTGTCGGCGTTCGACGTGGTCCTGCCCGACCCGATCCCGGGCAAGGGCGAGATGCTCTGCCAGGTGTCCAACTTCTGGTTCGCCAAGACCGCGCACCTGATGCCCAATCACCTGACCGGCATCGACGTGGCCAGCGTGCTGCCCGAGGGCGTGGACGCGGCCCTGTACGCCAAGCGCGCGGTGGTCACGCGCAAGCTGAAGCCGGTACCGGTGGAAGCGATCGCCCGTGGCTACCTGATCGGCAGCGGCTGGAAGGACTACCAGCGCACCGGCAAGGTCAGCGGCATCGACCTGCCCGACGGCCTGCGCCAGGCCGAGCAGCTGCCCGAGCCGATCTTCACTCCCTCGACCAAGGCCGCCGTGGGCGACCATGACGAGAACATCGACTTCGACGCGATGGTGAAGACGGTCGGTGCGGAGATGGCCGAGCGCGTGCGCGACGCCACGCTGCGCATCTACAAGTTCGCGGCCGATTACGCGCGCGAGCGCGGCATCATCCTGGCCGACACCAAGTTCGAGTTCGGTACCGACGCCGATGGCCGCCTGTACATCATGGACGAGATGCTGACGCCGGATTCCTCACGCTACTGGCCTGCCGACGAGTACGAAGTGGGCACCAGCCCGCCGAGCTACGACAAGCAGTTCGTGCGCGACTACCTGGAGACGCTGGACTGGGGCAAGACCGCCCCGGGCCCGACCATCCCGGCCGAGATCATCGAGCGCACCCGCGCCAAGTACGCCGAGGCGCTGCAGCGCCTGGCCGGAATCAGCGTCGACTGA
- a CDS encoding Mpo1 family 2-hydroxy fatty acid dioxygenase, translated as MQTTTQLARPIDRYFASYSDDHRNVVNQRIHVVAVPAILWSVVALLWCVPPLITWFQYGIWSAFAMFSAWCFYNKLSRPLGIGMLIQFFVFGCLCRLLEAEIGLHNLRSLAIGVFVVAWIAQFIGHKFEGRKPSFLTDLTYLLIGPAWVMAKAYRKLDWRY; from the coding sequence ATGCAGACCACCACCCAGCTTGCGCGTCCGATCGACCGCTATTTCGCCAGCTACTCCGACGACCACCGCAATGTGGTCAACCAGCGCATCCACGTGGTCGCGGTGCCGGCGATCCTGTGGTCGGTGGTGGCCCTGCTGTGGTGCGTGCCGCCGCTGATCACCTGGTTCCAGTACGGCATCTGGTCGGCGTTCGCGATGTTCAGCGCCTGGTGCTTCTACAACAAACTGTCGCGCCCGCTGGGCATCGGCATGCTCATCCAGTTCTTCGTGTTCGGCTGCCTGTGCCGGCTGCTGGAAGCGGAAATCGGCCTGCACAATCTGCGCTCGCTGGCCATCGGCGTCTTCGTCGTCGCCTGGATCGCGCAGTTCATCGGCCACAAGTTCGAAGGCCGCAAGCCCAGCTTCCTGACCGACCTGACCTACCTGCTGATCGGCCCGGCCTGGGTGATGGCCAAGGCCTATCGCAAGCTCGACTGGCGCTACTGA